The genomic region GGAAGGAGGCGGGAGGGTGCGGGCGCGCAACCTCACATGAGCTGGGGCTGCTGCATAGCTTCTTGGTGCGCCGAGGGGTACCACGACGTGTAGCTGGGGATGTAGGAACCCGCGCTGCCGCCCGAGCCCTTCCCAGATGAGGAGTTGGGGTTCCAGCCGGGCGGCACGGGCGGGGAGCCGGCCGACAGCGCCCGGCCGTTGGCCAGCGCGCTACCCTCCAGAGCCGCCCCGCCCTGCTTCATCAGTTTCTTGAACTTGGACCGCTTGTTCTGGAACCAGATCTTGACCTGCAAGAGCGGACAATAATGTGACTCGGCTAGGTCCATTGTGCCTACCGTGGTAGTGGGGAGATGGGGGGGACAGTGGAGACAGGATGCCCCTGAGCGACTGGGCAGCGCCTGCTGGGGgagcagagcccccccccccacctatgGGAACCAAAGCCTGCAGGCCAGGCCGCCGGCCGCAGGTGGCCCGCAAGGGCAGCTCGCAGGGAGCCAAGGGGGCGTGGTGGTGAGGAGTTAGGGGGGTATCCAGGCCTTCGCTTGTCAGGGGCTCAGCCCGACCCAGGCAATCGTCTGGGGGGAAGAAGCAGCGCCTGCACGACCTCGAGTCTTCAAGTCCAATATGatcatcaataaaaaaagaatcgagcGGAGGAAAGGAGTGGAGGAAATTTATTTGCAATGCCACCTGCTTTCTCTTTGCTCCAGCCTTTCTGCCCCTGAGTGAGTTGGGGGCTGACTGAGGCCAAAAGGTTTTTGTTAAACTTTTTCATTTGGACTTACATCAACCTTTCCTTAGTGTCTGTTTGCTCTCCCCAGCTCTGCTCCAAATCCCGGCCCAGACGTTGGAAACCTACGCCAGTCGTGGTCAGAAAGCCCCATGGGCTCCCCAGAGTCTTAGAGCAATCCGGGAAGGAAGGTCCCACGTTCCTCCTCCAGGGTCTGGGACTTGGGAGGTGACAAGGCGGAGGAAAGGACTTCCCCACACCCCAACccggtgaggaggaggaggaggaggaggaggaggaggaggaggaggaggaggagggaaacagAGGCTCTGGCCCAGGCCCTGAGTGATTAGCCACACACTTTAAAGGCAAAGAAGGGATTAAGCCCAGCGTCTATTGTTCCAGTTGTTCGGGCACGTGTGACCTCAGAGTCCCCAAACAAAACGTCTAGGGAAATCCTTCCGCGCCCTAATCAGATTGTCCAGGGACTGAGGGCCGGCGGCAGGCAGCGCCGAGTACAGAGTGCAGCGACAGAGCCGGAGCAGAGAGAAcgagggaggaaggagagccatgggtgggacacacacacacacacacacacacacgcacacacacacgcgcacacacgcacacaagcacgcgcgcacacacgcacacagtcTCCGACCCTGAGGCCCGGAGAGCAAGAAACGAAGCTCCGGGCGCAGGCCGGCCGCGGGAGGCCCGCTTGGCAGAGGGGCCGCGGCGAGGTACCTGCGTCTGCGTGAGTCCCAAGGAGGCCGCGAGCTCCGCCCTCTCGGGCAGAGCTAGGTACTGAGTTTGCTGGAACCTCCGGTTCAAAGCCTGCAACTGCAAACTGGAGTAAATCGTCCTGGGTTTGCGGATCTTTTTCCCCTTGCCATTGAAGCGCACTTCGCCGCCTTCCACCACCGTGCTCTTCTCCGAGTCAGCCCCTGGAGGGACAGCAGAAGCGGGGGGGCCGCTGTTAATGCGGGGACAGCCTTTAGAGCGGGGAGCCGAGGGCGAGTGGCAACCGAGGGGTGGCAGAGGCTGGGCCGAGAGAGAACGCTCAAGAAAACTCCGAAAGCCAGGGAAGGGTCCCGCAAAGTCCGAGGCCCGGCCCCGGGCCGCAGCAGGCCGACTGGGGCAGTTCCCAGGCGTGCAGTTCCTGCCTTTGCAGAGAAAGTTTGCTATTTTTTGCAGGCGGTAGTTGAGGTTTAATTACCCTTAATTGCATACATTGTTTATAGCGCTACGCAATAAATAATTACTGAGACTAATACGTGCACATGTGGGtttctgttttccaaaggggCATTGTGTGCTCGGCGCACAGAGCCGCCCAGAGGCCCAGACAGTGCCAGGGGACGCTCTCAGATTTATCCTTTGCTGGATAGTTGCGAGTTgggtggaatttaaaaaaaaaaaaattttttttttctttgctctgacaAGGATCCATACATAGATTGATACCCGAAACCTCCATTGCTCCggcgccctccccacccccacccccacctcgctctccccctctccctcctctctctctctctctcttcctcccccctttcctccctcccttcctccctccttccgtccctctctcccctgtaccctgtcctctccctctccctggcagGCGCACGTACCTGGGTCCTCCAGGCGGCTCTGGGCGAGGCTGGCGCTGCCCGGGTAGGACTGCACCGAACTGATGTAGGGGCTGGACGCGTGGCTGCTGACCGAGTTGACGTAGGGGTAGCCCAGCGGTCGGGAGAAAGACGAGGCCGAGCTGTAGGCGCCGTCGGGCTGCGAATGGCCCGCCGAGTGTAAACAGTGCATGGAGTAGTGCCCGTGGGACATGGGAGAAGGAGACATTTGCTGGTTGGGTGGCCCAAACTCCATAAACACCGCCTTGCCCGACACGGGGCTGTTGAGACTTTCTGGCATGGTGGTCATGGTCATCTCTTCTCGCGGGGTCTGGGtgtgggtctctctctctcctctgcttcccttttgggggtctctgtgtttctcaggaCAGGAAGGAACCCAATTTAAGCGGAACAGGGGTTTTCACTTTCCATTCATAAGAAAATGGAGTTTGTCTCTTTGAAAAGTCTAAGCATGATGCTGCCGAGCTCCCCAAACTCGCTTCAAAGCTTTGACTCAGCCAAggtcataaatattcatgagctGGCGGAGCTGATTGGTCCGCTGTCTTGCATAATCACCGGGGATTGGTCCGAGGCGCTCCGGCTCCGCTGGACTAGAGCGGGCGAGGCGGCCGGGCCTGGGGAGAACCGCGTCCGCACGTCCCGGCCGGGGCTCCTCTGCAACAGAGCGCGCCGCGTGGAGCGCACAATGGGCTGCGGCGCCCGCGCCGGGACCTCCGCGGCCCGCGGCTCTCGAGCCTCCCGCCTCCCCGGCGCGCCTCACTTCCCAGAAACCCGCCAGCGGCTCGGCGCAGCCGCCCTCCCCCCGCGACTGTCCCCACCCTCCGCCCGCCCCCAGCGCCCGGACCGGGGCGCCGCAGCTCCCGGCAGCCGCCGTGCCCGGGCCCAGCGCTCCGCCAGGGCGGCCCGGGAGCCCGGCCGCGGCGGCCTCGGAGCGCCAAGCCGCGCGctgcggccgggggcgggggccacCTGCGGCTCCGCGGAGGCCGGCGGGGCGCCGTGCTCCCGAGCGCCGTGTGCCCAGCGCAGCGCCCTGCGCGGCGGCGCCTCCCAGGCCTGGGTCCGCTCGGCCACCTCCCCGGGGTCGGCTTGGGGGCCCCCCGGGCGAACTCACTCACtcggccgccgcgccgccgccgccgctccctgGGGCCCGCTCGCATTGCTCCAGGCCCAGCTGGCCGCTCCAGCTCGAGGCTGCACCGGTCTGATTAGAGCAGAGCGCGCGGAGAGCCAGGAACCCGCGCTTCTCCTCCCAGGAAAGGCGGCcgcaccgccccctccccgcagcacacaccccctctctccctcccagccttcctccgcctcccccgcccctccactCCCTCTGCGCCCAGTGCCCAGGACTCACTCGCCCCAAGGGCGCGGCGCAGAGTGGAGCCGAGGAGCCGGCGGGCTCAGCGCGGCTcgagccccgggccccgggccccgggccccgggtgGTCATCCTCCGGCCTCCCGGGGCCTGGCGGGAGGGCCCGGGGCTTGGGAGGCCTGCGGGCCACCGGAACCCGCGGCAGACCCGGGCCCTCGGGGGCTCGCGGAGCAGGTGACGGACACGTCTCTCGTGGTCGCCCAGGGTGCTCCTCATCTCCAGGGGTCAAAGCGGGGCGCCcctgggcctgggggcagggctggcaaAAGCCGCCGCGGCGCCTTCTATCTTCTGGGGCGCTAGGTAGGGGAAGGCGCACAAAagccccccgccgccgccaccacgCAGCCACCCCCACGAGGCGTGGCGCGCACCACGCTGCCTGCGAGGGGCTGTTGGTTCCCCATCCCGCCAGCCCCACGGTGAATCCCAAATTACTTTGTTAGGTAATTAGAAAGTGTtgataattatttc from Canis lupus baileyi chromosome 34, mCanLup2.hap1, whole genome shotgun sequence harbors:
- the DLX1 gene encoding homeobox protein DLX-1, with translation MTMTTMPESLNSPVSGKAVFMEFGPPNQQMSPSPMSHGHYSMHCLHSAGHSQPDGAYSSASSFSRPLGYPYVNSVSSHASSPYISSVQSYPGSASLAQSRLEDPGADSEKSTVVEGGEVRFNGKGKKIRKPRTIYSSLQLQALNRRFQQTQYLALPERAELAASLGLTQTQVKIWFQNKRSKFKKLMKQGGAALEGSALANGRALSAGSPPVPPGWNPNSSSGKGSGGSAGSYIPSYTSWYPSAHQEAMQQPQLM